CTTTACTGATTTTGCCCATTAATTTCTCCTTTCTATTTCTGCATCCTGGATAGCGCTTACAATATTATTATATAGCACATTAACTTTTTTTCAATCCCAGTTCCTCATTTAAAATCTAATTTCTATTTTGAAAGAAAATAGTCTTCTTTTGAAACTAGTTTCAACATTTTATACCTCTTCTAAAACTAGTTTTAGAAAACAAAGGCCATCTCAAATGTATATTAGGAAAATCATACTTGGTTAATTCAAAAAAACTAGTTAGGATAACGTAAACGTCCTAACTAGTTTTCGATACATATTCTTCTGGAACTCCTATAGAGCATAGGCCTGTAATTCTGGATTGATAGGAGTATTGATGAGATTGTTGGCATAATTACAAAGAGTTGCAAGACTGACTCCTAACACCACATCCAAGGCGTTTTCAGCCGTGTAGCCCTCTTGGAAAAATTCCTCTAGCAAGGGCTGTCCAACCTTACCTTTTTCATGAATAACAGCCAGAGTAAATCGAGCGAGAACATCTAATTTTGCATCCGTTTCGATGGGAGTTCCCTGGCGTAGAGCTTGTAGAATAGCATCTGGCATCTTAACCTGCTTGATAGAAATAGCCGTATGACCTGCCACGCAAAATCCACAGCCATTGGTAAGGGCAGCTGTAATTTGTACCACTTCACGCTCGGTCGGATTCAGACTACTACGGCGATTGATACCACTGACAGTTTGGTAGGTTTCTAGGGCTGTAGGAGAATTGGCTAAAAGACCGATGAGATTAGGAATATAACCGCCATTATTTTTCTTGACAGTCGCAAGGTTTTCTCGTAATTCTGGACTAACAGTCTCTAGAGTATGGATAGGAAAGAAAGCTTGTGTCATAGGTAACTCCATTTTAAAAAATTTCATAGAGTAGGAATAAAAATCTGCTTGGATTCACACCTATACTTCTATGCTTACATTTTATACTATCATAAAGACAGGTATCCTGCTAATATATTTTACCTATCGCACCTATAAAAAATTGATAATCCCTTGCAGAAACCACTAGAAAGACTGGATAACTTCGACCAGTTCATCCCAATCTATCACCACTTTATCTGCCTGATAGGGAGCTATTGGCTCTACT
This region of Streptococcus suis genomic DNA includes:
- a CDS encoding carboxymuconolactone decarboxylase family protein, whose translation is MTQAFFPIHTLETVSPELRENLATVKKNNGGYIPNLIGLLANSPTALETYQTVSGINRRSSLNPTEREVVQITAALTNGCGFCVAGHTAISIKQVKMPDAILQALRQGTPIETDAKLDVLARFTLAVIHEKGKVGQPLLEEFFQEGYTAENALDVVLGVSLATLCNYANNLINTPINPELQAYAL